From Ignisphaera aggregans DSM 17230, the proteins below share one genomic window:
- a CDS encoding protein of unknown function DUF699 ATPase putative (COGs: COG1444 P-loop ATPase fused to an acetyltransferase~InterPro IPR000182:IPR007807:IPR013562~KEGG: hbu:Hbut_0953 P-loop ATPase fused to an acetyltransferase~PFAM: protein of unknown function DUF699 ATPase putative; GCN5-related N-acetyltransferase; domain of unknown function DUF1726~SPTR: A2BLE0 Predicted P-loop ATPase fused to an acetyltransferase~PFAM: Putative ATPase (DUF699); Acetyltransferase (GNAT) family; Domain of unknown function (DUF1726)): MARKLKKISRNRISSYISKEYKIFRDIVIDKIKKEALHNHRVLIILSGDNNEKMSILLTDIIISYIRLFPHKKPKILYIYHDEFSDAIERRSIVGGILKKYLKKKGFEAKIEFSIYEASDRYLGTTYQVLVMDVINSLKPNDIGRLIGIVEGGGIVILLTPKWDEWHERTNLFQLSLAVPQYPEPRKIFVKWFKMITMDSKGIYIYDVDNDKIIKKDDLEYEEGHIARSIVFPENIIFNENLYKLALTQDQVNAIKLMENLIDLPKKPMKRSTVVLIADRGRGKSCAIGIGIIGLIDKLITVKNRVRIGVTAPSLLNVQSLMSLAIKALDTIGFKYNIIKREGMVLEIRGNKFSIEYWEPIALIKQDLDIAIVDEAAGIPVPLLHKIWHKFKRTIFASTIHGYEGAGRGFSIRFLKRIREDKTTNLYIYEMNEPIRYGVNDPVEKWQFRVLLLDAEPDEIDEKDFEFIEKKEFIYLRPNPEELFTLENEKLLRSIFGIYVLAHYRNEPDDLGMMADAPHHSIRALMLPNGKIVAAAQLAEEGPISNEYINSLLRGGKIAGNIIPDRLLKHGRLRDIGNGKGWRIVRVAVHPALQGRGIGSYLLKMLEEESISRGYDWIGSGFGATEELLRFWVKNGYIPLHISPDRNPVSAEYTVLVLKPLKDPWNKIVEILNKEFRNKLLESLHDTYRDLEIEVAHILLSTQYSLKDIDSCNSVPPLTPIQIDRVFSYIAGYMTYESCSDVINIIVKHYWHLDRKCRNLDRDEELLMISKTLQGQTWEYLEEIFKTRKQRLIENMRTIITKLIVQFYGVSREDIEKHMGKISLDLYRENS, encoded by the coding sequence GTGGCTAGAAAGCTAAAGAAGATAAGTAGAAATAGAATATCCAGCTATATCTCTAAAGAATACAAAATTTTTAGAGATATTGTCATAGATAAGATTAAGAAGGAAGCTCTACATAATCATAGAGTACTCATAATACTTTCAGGAGATAACAATGAAAAAATGAGTATACTTTTAACTGATATAATAATAAGCTATATCAGATTATTCCCACATAAAAAACCTAAAATCCTTTACATATATCATGATGAATTCAGTGATGCCATTGAGAGGAGAAGCATAGTTGGAGGTATACTAAAGAAATATCTGAAGAAGAAAGGTTTTGAAGCAAAGATAGAGTTTTCCATCTACGAAGCTTCTGATAGATATCTTGGAACCACATATCAGGTACTGGTAATGGATGTTATAAATAGTTTAAAACCAAATGATATAGGTAGACTTATAGGTATTGTTGAGGGTGGAGGAATAGTAATTCTATTAACACCAAAATGGGATGAGTGGCATGAGAGAACAAATTTATTTCAACTATCATTAGCTGTTCCCCAATATCCTGAGCCAAGGAAGATATTTGTAAAATGGTTTAAAATGATTACAATGGATAGTAAGGGGATATACATCTATGATGTTGATAATGATAAAATCATTAAAAAAGATGATTTAGAGTATGAAGAGGGGCATATAGCTAGAAGTATAGTATTTCCAGAGAATATCATCTTTAATGAGAATCTATATAAACTTGCTCTAACTCAGGATCAGGTAAATGCAATAAAGCTTATGGAGAATCTTATAGATCTTCCTAAAAAACCTATGAAGAGATCTACAGTTGTATTGATAGCTGATAGGGGTAGAGGAAAATCATGTGCCATTGGAATAGGTATTATAGGTTTAATAGATAAGCTTATTACGGTTAAAAACAGGGTTAGAATAGGTGTTACAGCTCCTTCACTTCTAAATGTACAGTCCCTTATGTCTTTAGCAATAAAAGCTCTAGATACCATTGGATTTAAATATAATATCATTAAGAGAGAGGGCATGGTTCTAGAGATAAGAGGTAATAAATTTAGTATAGAGTATTGGGAGCCTATTGCTCTTATAAAGCAGGATCTAGATATAGCTATAGTTGATGAAGCTGCTGGAATACCTGTACCTCTTTTACACAAAATTTGGCATAAATTTAAAAGGACGATATTTGCATCTACAATTCATGGATATGAAGGTGCTGGTAGAGGTTTCTCGATAAGATTCTTAAAGAGAATTAGAGAAGATAAGACGACAAATCTATATATATACGAAATGAATGAGCCAATAAGATATGGTGTTAATGACCCTGTCGAGAAATGGCAATTTAGAGTATTACTACTTGATGCAGAGCCTGATGAAATTGATGAAAAAGATTTTGAGTTTATTGAAAAGAAGGAATTCATTTATCTAAGACCAAACCCTGAAGAGTTATTTACTTTAGAAAATGAGAAGTTGTTGAGAAGTATCTTTGGTATCTATGTACTTGCACACTATAGGAATGAGCCAGACGACCTTGGGATGATGGCTGATGCACCCCATCATTCTATTAGAGCTTTAATGCTTCCAAATGGAAAAATAGTAGCTGCAGCACAATTGGCTGAAGAAGGACCTATATCTAATGAATACATCAACTCCTTATTGAGAGGAGGAAAAATAGCTGGAAATATTATACCAGACAGACTTCTTAAACATGGTAGATTGAGAGATATTGGCAATGGTAAGGGATGGAGGATAGTTAGAGTAGCTGTTCATCCAGCTCTCCAAGGTAGAGGAATAGGTTCTTATCTACTTAAAATGCTTGAGGAAGAATCTATCTCAAGAGGATATGACTGGATAGGTAGTGGATTTGGAGCTACAGAAGAGCTACTTAGATTCTGGGTAAAGAATGGATATATACCGCTTCATATTTCGCCAGATAGAAATCCTGTAAGTGCAGAATATACAGTACTAGTACTAAAACCATTGAAAGATCCCTGGAATAAAATTGTGGAAATTTTAAATAAAGAGTTTAGAAATAAACTTTTAGAGAGTCTTCATGACACATATAGAGATCTGGAAATAGAGGTTGCACACATACTTCTATCAACACAATATTCATTGAAAGATATAGATTCGTGTAACAGTGTGCCGCCACTTACACCAATACAAATAGACAGAGTATTTAGTTATATTGCGGGGTATATGACATATGAATCATGTAGTGATGTAATTAATATCATAGTTAAACATTATTGGCATCTAGATAGAAAATGTAGGAATTTAGATAGAGATGAAGAGCTATTAATGATTAGTAAAACTCTACAAGGTCAGACATGGGAATATCTAGAGGAGATCTTTAAAACAAGGAAGCAGAGGCTAATTGAGAATATGAGAACGATCATTACAAAACTAATTGTGCAATTCTATGGAGTATCCAGAGAGGATATAGAGAAACACATGGGTAAAATAAGTCTTGATCTATATAGGGAAAATAGCTAA
- a CDS encoding AAA family ATPase, CDC48 subfamily (COGs: COG0464 ATPase of the AAA+ class~InterProIPR004201:IPR003959:IPR011704:IPR003338:IPR 003593:IPR003960:IPR005938~KEGG: hbu:Hbut_0300 ATPases of AAA+ class, SpoVK, putative cell division~PFAM: AAA ATPase central domain protein; cell division protein 48 CDC48 domain 2; ATPase associated with various cellular activities AAA_5; AAA ATPase VAT domain protein~PRIAM: Adenosinetriphosphatase~SMART: AAA ATPase~SPTR: A2BJL1 ATPases of AAA+ class, SpoVK, putative cell division~TIGRFAM: AAA family ATPase, CDC48 subfamily~PFAM: Cell division protein 48 (CDC48), N-terminal domain; ATPase family associated with various cellular activities (AAA); Cell division protein 48 (CDC48), domain 2~TIGRFAM: AAA family ATPase, CDC48 subfamily; 26S proteasome subunit P45 family) — MASNKEVTLRVESARQRDVGKKIARIPRKVFKELGIEVGDYIEIRSSKGVTVAQAWPAYPEDEGYEIVRIDGFMREVLNVSVGDIVTVRSANAVPAQRVILAFMDADFLGADYDPRHREYYIRNLAQYIKRELLQKPLIRGDIVVVSYFGYFGNPVRLRVISTVPAQIVYVTENTEISIRTEVVRGAPPGVPRVTWEDIGDLEEVKEKIREIVELPLKHPELFERLGIEPPKGILLYGPPGCGKTLLAKALANETGAYFIPINGPEIMSKFYGESEQRLRQIFDEAKKNAPAIIFIDEIDALAPKREEVVGEVEKRVVAQLLTLMDGLEERGRVIVIGATNRPDAVDPALRRPGRFDREIEVPPPDKKARREILAVHTRNVPLADDVDLDKLAEITYGYTGADLAALVKEAAMSALRRFLKEHAIDLDKPIPSDLLQRLKVTMSDFFIAMRNVAPSLMREVLIEVPEVRWDDIGGLDLVKQQLREAVEWPLRFPQIFEQMGIRPPKGILLYGPPGCGKTLLAKAAATESGANFIAVKGPEILSKWVGESEKAVREIFRRARRAAPAIIFFDEIDAIAPVRGHDVSGVTDRIVNQLLTEMDGIEPLRGVVVIGATNRPDLLDPALLRPGRFDRIIFVPPPDLRARYEILKIHTRKIPLADDVDLVQLAKMTEGYSGADLEALVREAVMLALRESLVPRPISMKYFQKAMEYVKPSLTRERLEAYEKVHEELSRRMLYM; from the coding sequence GTGGCAAGCAATAAAGAAGTTACTTTAAGAGTAGAATCGGCAAGACAGCGAGATGTAGGTAAGAAGATAGCTAGAATACCGAGAAAGGTATTTAAGGAACTTGGTATAGAGGTTGGAGATTATATAGAGATTAGAAGTTCTAAGGGTGTAACTGTCGCACAAGCATGGCCTGCATATCCAGAGGATGAGGGGTATGAGATAGTTAGAATTGATGGATTTATGAGAGAGGTTCTAAATGTTAGTGTTGGTGATATTGTTACTGTTAGAAGTGCTAATGCTGTTCCTGCACAAAGGGTTATTCTTGCGTTTATGGATGCAGACTTTCTGGGTGCAGATTATGATCCTAGACATAGAGAATATTATATTCGTAATCTTGCCCAATATATCAAGAGAGAGCTTCTACAGAAGCCATTGATTCGTGGTGATATAGTTGTTGTTTCATACTTTGGATACTTTGGCAATCCTGTGAGGCTAAGAGTAATTTCTACAGTTCCTGCACAGATTGTTTATGTTACTGAAAATACTGAGATAAGCATTAGGACAGAGGTTGTCAGGGGCGCTCCTCCAGGTGTTCCACGTGTTACATGGGAGGATATAGGAGATCTAGAGGAGGTTAAAGAGAAGATTAGAGAAATAGTTGAGCTTCCACTAAAGCATCCAGAATTATTTGAGAGACTTGGTATAGAGCCTCCTAAGGGTATTCTTCTCTATGGTCCTCCTGGCTGTGGAAAAACACTACTAGCAAAAGCACTTGCTAATGAGACAGGAGCATATTTCATCCCTATTAATGGACCAGAGATAATGTCTAAATTCTATGGAGAATCTGAGCAGAGATTGAGACAGATATTTGATGAAGCTAAAAAGAATGCTCCAGCAATTATATTCATAGATGAAATAGATGCATTAGCGCCTAAGAGAGAGGAGGTTGTAGGCGAAGTTGAGAAAAGAGTTGTAGCACAATTACTTACTCTTATGGACGGTCTTGAGGAGAGGGGCAGAGTTATAGTTATTGGTGCAACAAATAGACCTGATGCTGTTGACCCTGCACTTAGAAGACCTGGTAGATTTGATAGGGAGATAGAGGTTCCTCCGCCAGATAAGAAGGCTAGAAGAGAAATTCTAGCTGTACATACAAGAAATGTTCCATTAGCAGATGATGTAGATCTTGATAAACTTGCTGAGATAACCTATGGATATACTGGTGCAGATTTAGCAGCATTGGTTAAGGAAGCCGCAATGAGTGCTCTAAGAAGATTTCTAAAGGAGCATGCCATTGATCTCGATAAACCAATTCCATCAGATCTATTGCAGAGGCTAAAGGTTACAATGTCAGATTTCTTTATCGCTATGCGCAATGTAGCACCATCTCTTATGAGAGAGGTTCTTATAGAGGTTCCAGAGGTTAGATGGGATGATATTGGAGGGCTAGATCTGGTTAAGCAACAATTGAGAGAAGCTGTTGAATGGCCATTAAGATTTCCACAAATATTTGAGCAGATGGGTATAAGACCTCCTAAGGGTATTCTTCTCTATGGTCCTCCTGGCTGTGGAAAAACACTACTAGCAAAAGCTGCAGCAACAGAAAGTGGAGCTAATTTCATAGCTGTTAAAGGTCCAGAAATACTTAGTAAATGGGTTGGAGAATCTGAGAAAGCTGTTAGAGAAATATTTAGGAGGGCAAGAAGAGCTGCACCAGCAATAATATTCTTTGACGAGATAGATGCTATAGCTCCTGTAAGAGGACATGATGTATCTGGAGTAACAGATAGAATTGTGAATCAATTACTAACTGAGATGGACGGTATAGAGCCCCTAAGAGGGGTTGTGGTTATTGGTGCAACAAATAGACCTGATCTACTTGATCCAGCTTTACTCCGACCTGGTAGATTCGATAGAATAATATTTGTTCCTCCACCAGATCTAAGAGCACGTTATGAAATTCTGAAGATACATACAAGGAAGATACCATTGGCAGATGATGTAGATTTAGTACAGTTGGCAAAAATGACCGAGGGTTATAGTGGAGCAGATTTAGAGGCATTGGTAAGAGAAGCTGTAATGCTAGCTCTTAGAGAAAGTCTTGTTCCAAGACCTATCTCTATGAAGTATTTCCAGAAGGCTATGGAATATGTTAAGCCCAGCTTAACTAGAGAGAGACTAGAAGCCTATGAGAAGGTACATGAGGAGCTTAGTAGAAGAATGCTTTATATGTAG